The following coding sequences lie in one Cryptococcus neoformans var. neoformans B-3501A chromosome 2, whole genome shotgun sequence genomic window:
- a CDS encoding hypothetical protein (HMMPfam hit to PCI, PCI domain, score: 50.5, E(): 4.7e-12) — protein sequence MEIDPPASVSTSPAAYLDSQLASAPEELKPWWTKIKDQYERKLWHNLTVTLTQFVFLPGTGQYQIELFEKFITTVESKINALKLVEIARRVGREFSEPDLTLKFLQSVHSRLASPYPKPATDSTPEVPAPPPPAASAFALSLSSIAYAQLLLGDLPACKSSLDECEKILSEQDTVEPVVNAGYYGVAGDYFKVKADYAPYYKNALLYLACVDVNAELEAEDRKSRAHDLCIAALLGETIYNFGELLQHPILQTLVGTEYEWIKSMISAFNAGEIGKFESLCNNLPNEPILEASLSFLRQKICLMALIQTVFARPRDGSSRLMTFQSIGEATRLPVHEVEHLIMKALSLGLIRGSLDQVDGTADITWVQPRVLEGRQLDTLAEQFKAWTESVGKTEKRVEEQAKAAKTQVLVQ from the exons ATGGAAATTGACCCTCCAGCATCCGTCTCGACGTCTCCCGCCGCGTACCTTGATTCTCAACTCGCTTCGGCCCCAGAGGAGCTCAAGCCTTGGTGGaccaagatcaaggacCAATATGAACGAAA GCTGTGGCATAACTTGACTGTCACATTGACCCAGTTTGTGTTCCTTCCCGGGACTGGACAGTACCAGATCGAGCTGTTTGAGAA GTTCATCACAACAGTTGAGAGTAAGATCAATGCTTTAAAGCTGGTAGAGATTGCCCGACGAGTTGGCCGCGAATTCTCTG AACCCGATCTTACTCTCAAATTCCTCCAGTCTGTCCATTCACGCCTCGCCTCTCCCTACCCCAAACCCGCTACAGATTCTACTCCCGAAGTTCCCGCTCCCCCACCACCTGCAGCTTCAGCCTTcgccctttccctctcttctatTGCTTATGCTCAACTTCTCCTTGGCGATCTTCCTGCTTGCAAATCATCCTTGGACGAATGTGAGAAGATCTTGTCTGAACAAGATACAGTGGAGCCTGTGGTGAATGCTGGATACTATGGTGTAGCGGGCGACTATTTCAAGGTCAAGGCAGACTATGCGCCGTATTACAAGAATGCGTTGTTGTATCTTGCTTGTGTGGACGTAAATGCGGAGTTGGAAGCGGAGGACAGGAAGAGTCGGGCACATGACTTGTGCATCGCGGCATTGTTGGGAGAGACCATCTATAACTTTGGAGAGCTT CTGCAACACCCTATCCTCCAAACACTCGTCGGCACAGAATACGAATGGATCAAGTCCATGATCTCCGCTTTCAATGCCGGTGAAATTGGAAAATTCGAATCTCTTTGCAACAACCTGCCAAACGAACCCATCTTGGAagcttccctctccttcttgcgCCAAAAGATCTGTCTGATGGCGCTTATTCAGACCGTTTTCGCGAGACCAAGGGATGGGTCAAGTAGATTGATGACATTCCAAAGTATCGGAGAGGCGACAAGGTTGCCTGTGCACGAGGTCGAACACCTGATCATGAAGGCTTTGAG TTTGGGGCTCATCCGAGGTTCCCTTGATCAAGTAGACGGTACAGCAGACATCACATGGGTTCAGCCTAGAGTCCTTGAGGGTAGACAGCTTGATACCTTGGCCGAGCAATTCAAAGCGTGGACTGAAAGCGTGGGcaagacggagaagagagtTGAGGAGCAAGCGAAAGCCGCCAAGACACAGGTATTGGTACAGTAG
- a CDS encoding 60S ribosomal protein L43 (Match to ESTs gb|CF194817.1|CF194817, gb|CF194298.1|CF194298, gb|CF193898.1|CF193898; HMMPfam hit to Ribosomal_L37ae, Ribosomal L37ae protein family, score: 192.4, E(): 8.8e-55), with the protein MTKRTKKVGVTGKYGTRYGASLRKTVKKMEITQHARYSCPNCGKIAVKRTNVGIWACKACNKSYAGGAYTFGTPSAATVRSTIRRLREVAEV; encoded by the exons ATG ACCAAGCGAACAAAGAAGGTCGGTGTCACCGGTAAATACGGTACCCGTTACGGTGCCTCCCTCAGGAAGAC cgtcaagaagatggaaatcACCCAGCACGCTCGATACTCTTGCCCTAACTGTGGCAAG ATCGCCGTCAAGCGAACCAACGTTGGTATCTGGGCTTGCAAAGCCTGCAACAAGTCTTACGCCGGTGGTGCCTACACCTTCGGTACCCCTTCTGCCGCTACCGTCCGATCTACCATTAGGCGATTGAGGGAGGTTGCTGAGGTTTAA